A genome region from Hippopotamus amphibius kiboko isolate mHipAmp2 chromosome 1, mHipAmp2.hap2, whole genome shotgun sequence includes the following:
- the ERMAP gene encoding erythroid membrane-associated protein: MKMASSSGFWLSRCFTTLVFLQLPLLVSALSPGSFSTSTVALVVILPVLGIFIMVGLYIIWKQRRSKEKLLYEHVMEVENLLSNHAKEKGRVYKALKKLRRELKLKRAAANSGWRRARLHFVTVTLDPDTAHPKLILSRDRRCVKLGDTRQPVPDNPQRFDFVVSVLGSEYFVAGCHYWEVSVADKTKWALGVCSESVSRKGKVTASPANGHWLLRQNRGNEYEALTAPQTSFRLKEPPRCVGIFLDYEAGVISFYNVTNQSHIFTFTHSFSGPLRPFFEPCLHDGGKNTAPLIIYSELQKPEESTVPKSEEKGLANGDMALRVDPFFLPTQAPGLVPLKDMTLSWPSDIAPALQGLKVPSF; this comes from the exons ATGAAGATGGCAAGTTCCTCAGGCTTCTGGCTCTCTAGATGCTTCACTACACTGGTTTTCCTCCAGCTGCCTTTGCTTGTGTCAG CCTTGTCTCCAGGGAGTTTCTCCACATCAACGGTGGCTCTTGTTGTGATCCTGCCTGTCCTGGGGATTTTCATCATGGTGGGCCTTTACATCATCTGGAAGCAAAGAAGGTCAAAAG AGAAGCTTCTCTATGAACATGTGATGGAGGTAG AAAATCTTCTCTCAAACCATGCAAAAGAAAAAG gCCGTGTCTATAAAGCCCTCA agAAACTCCGACGTGAACTGA AATTAAAAAGAGCTGCAGCAAACTCAG gcTGGAGAAGGGCCCGGCTGCACTTTG TGACAGTGACCTTGGACCCAGACACAGCGCATCCCAAACTCATCCTGTCTAGGGACCGCAGGTGTGTGAAGCTTGGAGACACAAGGCAGCCTGTGCCCGACAACCCCCAGCGATTTGACTTCGTCGTCAGCGTCCTGGGCTCCGAGTACTTTGTAGCTGGCTGTCACTACTGGGAGGTGTCTGTGGCAGACAAGACCAAATGGGCCCTGGGGGTGTGCAGTGAGTCAGTGAGCAGGAAGGGGAAGGTCACTGCCTCGCCTGCCAACGGACACTGGCTCCTGCGACAGAATCGCGGGAATGAGTACGAGGCCCTCACAGCCCCGCAGACCTCCTTTCGCCTGAAAGAGCCCCCGCGGTGTGTGGGGATTTTTCTGGACTATGAAGCAGGGGTCATTTCCTTCTACAACGTGACCAACCAGTCCCACATCTTTACTTTCACCCATAGTTTCTCTGGCCCCCTTCGCCCTTTCTTTGAACCTTGCCTTCATGATGGAGGGAAAAACACAGCACCTCTAATCATCTATTCTGAACTCCAGAAACCGGAAGAATCAACTGTCCCCAAGTCCGAAGAAAAAGGCCTTGCTAATGGAGATATGGCCCTGCGGGTAgaccctttctttctccccactcAGGCACCAGGGCTCGTCCCACTCAAAGATATgaccctgtcctggccctctgacaTTGCCCCAGCTCTTCAGGGGCTCAAGGTTCCTTCTTTTTAG
- the ZNF691 gene encoding zinc finger protein 691, which produces MGSEKEQSPEQHLPEEGERGSKPWRVDDSEGSWIPDGEEEHGQAGLSEGPQGLHPEESPQEAAVPDGEPEALSAHPRPEADEKPFICAQCGKTFNNTSNLRTHQRIHTGEKPYKCSECGKSFSRSSNRIRHERIHLEEKHYKCPNCEESFRRHSDLTTHQQDHLGRRPFRCDICGKSFSQSSALAVHYRTHLEPAPYICCECGKSFSNSSSFGVHHRTHTGERPYECAECGRTFSDISNFGAHQRTHRGEKPYRCTLCGKHFSRSSNLIRHQKTHRGEQAGKDST; this is translated from the coding sequence ATGGGCAGTGAGAAGGAGCAGAGCCCAGAACAGCACCTGCCTGAGGAAGGGGAACGGGGTAGTAAGCCATGGAGAGTGGATGACTCAGAGGGTTCTTGGATCCCAGATGGGGAGGAAGAGCACGGGCAAGCAGGCCTGTCCGAGGGGCCGCAAGGGCTCCATCCAGAGGAGTCGCCACAGGAAGCCGCTGTCCCCGACGGAGAGCCAGAGGCCCTCTCTGCTCATCCGAGGCCCGAGGCCGACGAGAAGCCCTTTATATGTGCCCAGTGTGGCAAAACCTTCAATAATACCTCCAACCTGAGAACACATCAGCGGATCCACACCGGTGAGAAACCCTACAAGTGTTCTGAGTGTGGCAAGAGCTTCTCGAGAAGCTCCAACCGCATCCGGCACGAGCGCATCCACCTGGAGGAGAAGCACTACAAGTGCCCCAACTGCGAGGAGAGCTTCCGGCGGCACTCGGACCTCACCACGCACCAGCAGGACCACCTGGGCAGGCGGCCTTTCCGCTGCGACATCTGCGGCAAGAGCTTCAGCCAGAGCTCGGCACTGGCCGTGCACTACCGGACCCACTTGGAGCCGGCACCCTACATCTGCTGCGAGTGCGGGAAGAGCTTCAGCAACAGCTCCAGCTTTGGCGTGCACCACCGCACCCACACGGGCGAGCGGCCGTATGAGTGTGCAGAGTGCGGGCGGACCTTCAGCGACATCTCTAACTTCGGGGCGCACCAGAGGACCCACAGGGGCGAGAAGCCCTACCGGTGCACACTGTGTGGGAAGCACTTCTCCCGCAGCTCCAATCTCATCCGCCACCAGAAAACGCACCGGGGAGAGCAGGCTGGGAAAGATTCCACCtga